The DNA segment GACGTCATCTCAGATTAGCTTTGCCATCTTTTCTTTTCGTCAGATCATCCTCCGCTGAGTTTCGTCTTTCACTGGCTTTTGTTCATTCCGGCTTTACACGCATcacttcctctctttttttattacttccctTTTCTCCATCCAGCCAGTTTCCTCCCGCTAATATTAGCTTATTAACCCGCGTCGTACCCCCAGTGTTCCACATCCTTCtctttgtgggtttcctatagcGGTCATAGTTGGTATCAATATTATTCGAAGTACTTTGGTTCAAAGATATTGGTGAAGGATGAAGGCGGAGTTCGTTTtgaatttcaatattttatttgtttaataaacaatcTCCCAAATCCCGATGTTCGTCTTCCCTGATGCCCAGCCCCAGTCCCACCCCTTTCCCTCCTTACACGTTTAATGTGTAGTCGTCCAGGTCAACTTCCTGTCAGGGAGCGGCCACAAGGGACCCTCATTAGGACTTTCCTCCTCGCTACTCCTACCAGTGCGACTTTACTTCTCGATCTGACTCTCAGTTTTATTCGATAAAAGatgattgagtttttttttttaaattgcaatttgacatgtttttttaatatctcgGGTTGAATAGCACCGTTCCCCTTCCAAGAGCAGAAAGGTAAGTAATGCGAATGAACGACCCAAACGCTGTTACCACTGCCTTCAGAGGATGTTAAAATTGGCGGTCTCATACTTTAGGAGTTTCCCACTCAGCGTGTAGCCTACAGGGGTTCATTTCGCACTTTTGGGTAAATGGCATACGAgcgaaaatagttttttttcgttCGTTTCCCGTTGTGTCAGTCAGAAAACCAAATTAAACTATATTTCTCAACAATTATAGTCGACGCCGCACGCAGGTAGGTAGCAGGATTGTTGGCGCGAGACCGTCGAGATGCTTTCAACTATCTACCTCGCGAACTAAGAGAAGACTCTGTTCCTTAGATGATGAAAGTCTTGTTAGATAGACATTGACGACAAGCTGAAGTTGACTCTTTGACATGACCATCGTACTTTTTTGTCACCGGAATGTAGAATAGATGGACTCCATGCCAATTGCTAATAATACACGGTTTTAAATAGTAGTTTGCATTAGGTGTTGCCGCAGACATGTGATTTCAGTATTGTCCCTTTTTTATTACAGATGTCAGGACTGAAAAACTGGAATAATTGCTGTTTGTAGAGGTTTAGGGAAAACTGACAGCTCATACCATCAGTAGAAAGATGACAACTCTATATTTTAGCTTTATATCAAACCACAGGTAACCCGTGTCGTACTCCATATTTCCAATTCGGTACTGTATACTCCTGGCGTACGTTCCTTAGGAGCAAGTGTAACGTTCCCACGGCAACCAACATGACCGTGAGACTAGTGACCTTTGAACACACTCCTTGTcggctgcgttttttttttttttttttttgttctttttttcttaatctatTACAGTCGGAACAAACGAAGGATTCGTTTTTCCCTTCCGCTGAGAGTCTTACATTAGCAGGATTTACTCCATGTAATTTAatcatttaaaagtaaatatttgcTTTTACTTTCATGTTCTTAAAATGTGGCGTTTGATTAAGGAGCAAGGTAATTTGCATAAATCAAAAAGAGGGTGAAGAGTTTGTTGCGTTTGTGAGGTACCCTTCATCCGTCCACTCTTCAAATAGTATTCTTAGGAAACTTTTCCTGTTGTTTTACACATCAGGCAGTTCGTAGCTGGAAATATCACGGACAgtattttcattttgcaaaagCCAGTTTTCATCCATTAGCGGGTGTTTATGCCCAAAATTTCCGTGGTTTCAAagagatttcatttttgcttgAGAAACTTCTAGGTGAAGGAAGTATTTACTACAGACATCCTTTGCTATGTATAACTTGTGGGGATGAATGTGTTCAGACTTTTTCCATTCaaggttaaataaaatttattatttgaaaaaatatgacTCGCTTTATTCCCGTTCTTTCAGGATACGATTTATATACACATCGGCTTTACATCATATTTACAACTTTTTAAATACTCAAATATTACAATGTACATTCAGTAAAAACCTGGGCACAATGTACAAAAAACATTGGTACATTAGAAACGTTTCCCTTGTGCCAAGTGTACTTTTTTAATTATACAAAACATCAATGTATACGAACTGCAGTAGAAACATCTAAAACATCATCTTTTCACAATTGTCACTGCTAACACTACGTTACATATCTGGAGACATCATTCTACTCTGCACAAATATTTGATGCGGTTGAAAAATACAGACGGccaaaaattatgattattatatatcatgACATTTCAATGTACAGTACACAACAGTTAGGTCTTGAAGCAGCGGTCCTAATCATCtctaaacaatatataaaaaagtaccaCTTTTACAcaggagaaaatgaaataaatgcgtTGGGAAGTGAAAAATGACATgactataatataataagaaataaagggtAAATGGCTTGACTTAGTGAGCGCTCAGGCCCTTTTGGAAGAAGGCATTCGCGCGAGGAACGTGATGATGCAGGGAGGGAGGGACACATGGAAACACTTGAGCATTTCCATtacaaaatgaaaatcttttccGAGCCGGAATAACAACTCTTACAAGagaaaacagaacttttcaaCTCACAAGTAACTTATGTAAAcgtgaataaaattaaatgatcCTTAATATACTTTAATAGTAGCTGGTGAACTGGCTTATTAGAGAAGAAACTCGGCCAAAATGTGGGAGTTTGAACACCAAAAACGTTATTACATTATACATCAAAATACATTATGTTCAGCaatgaaagtaaattttaaaactcCTTTCAATTTAAGTAGGTTTGGATTTTCTTTAATGCCCGTTTGCTATGATATGGAACAGTTTCGTTAAGTTACAATCtatataaataacaacaacattacTGCATATTGATGATGGCAAACAAATTATCACAATTTTTGTATCTTCAATTCAtaacaaattcatatttttccaggaGGAAACTATTCCATGCCGGCAAGaaactatatataaacatgagGCAGGGAATGCCAAGGGAGTCCCGCCCACTCACACCACCACTCTTGAGATCGTTCAgggagaaaagggggagggggagggggaggaaaggtAGGCACTTTGCTGCCACTACAAAGTAGTGTACCTTTGTGTTCGTCTGCCTGTCTCTATACGTTAAGTTTTGGCAATTATCTCACATTGCAGTAGTCACTCGGACTCTCCCCCACCCCCGTAATACAAGCatcataataattgtaataaaataaactGACAGACTCAACAGCAGCTGCCTCGACTAACAGAATTTCTGCTGGACCTCCGTCGCCTCTGGCTCCTCACTCACGACCTCCTGATCAGGAGGAGACAGAGTAAGGGAGTTCCCACAATCATCAAAGTGTCCTGGACAGCGTTCACGGGAAGCCTCTAGTTTGTTTTCGAAGAAAGGGTTGGCACTCCAAGACCAGCTCGTAGAACTCGCTGGTCAAAATTGTCTCGCAAGTGGCACTCTTGTAAATGTCAGGAAGCTTCTGCCGTGCTTCTCGGCTCCTCTTCCGCgacaccacaacaacaacaacgagagaagagagagagagagaaaaaaaaagagagagaagagagagagagaaaataggagCAGCAGCTTGCCGTAGTCTCTTGTTTACCTATCACTCGCACTGTTCACTTGGAAGGCACTACAAATACCACGACTTTGTACCACATACCACAAATTACAGCatttataaaatcatttattttaacaataaataaataacacatttgcaagaaaaatctaaattaaaaCATCTTTGGATGTGTGTAGGACTAAACGAAGTGACGACCATCACTTCCTCAGCGAGATGGGGAAATTACTTTAAGACTTGAAAAAAAGATCGGAAAATACTTGTATATTTAAGGGAGAAGgagaaaaataatactataatTGTAAAAGTAGTCTTTTTGGTGTCACTAGCAGATATATTCTTAAAaacgattatttttttatattactctaGGACACCTTGACACTACTAAACTTCGGTGGCGATGTAGTTTTCGTCGTCGTAGTGTTCCTCTATGACGTAAACGCTCGACGGCGTTGTGCAAGTCGACGGCGAACACGTCGACGTTAAAGTATTAGTGGACGTGTGCACATCACCAGTGCCACATCCACCGGAGCCGCTGCCTCGTTTCAAGTACACATCGCTGTGgagaagaaattggaataaattAACTCGGTTCAGGCAACTACAATTTTAATGAACTCATTTTGTTCAGACAACCAAGTCAAGTTAATTATGAAAATCCTTTCCACAGTAAATAAAGTTGAAGTTGTCAATAATAAATGAACTAGTGCTTGAACTTTTGGTGTCTtgcattttacaaaaacaacgtCAGTTTGGAAATTATAATGTTATTAcagaatagtaaaaatattaactTAATAGAAAGATAATTGATTCATCTGATTAACCTACCTGTGACTATGAGTTCGAGGCAGATGCACGTCTTTGCTGCACGGCGCATTCAGTTCTGAAGTGGGCGTGCCGCGACAAGTGAGAGCGTCGAGGTCTTTCTCGAGACGGTCTGCGAGGGAAAGCCTCGAAACATCATTGTTCAGAGGCTTGGCGCTTCTTGTAGGAACAATGCTGTAGGTATTCTCGACTTCTTTCTTGTGAAACTCTGGTTCTTGGTGATGGAGCTGAGGATGGTGAGAGTGACTTTGCGGCCGGGTGTTCAGAGGCTTCGGTGGGTAATCCAGCGAATTAAATATCATATCTTCCAAAGACTTTTTGTTGACAGCATTCACAGCATTATGAACCATATTTTGTTCATTCTGACGTCTTGCCTCTTCGTCTTGACGAGCGCGATCGCGGCGTCTTCGACGTTTCATGCAGACGATCACCAAAGCCGACACCAAGGCCAGTAAGGGTATAGCTACACTGAAGGTCACAATCAAGACGACCTGGGCTGGGGACATCGATTCACCCGTTTCACCAATAATTAGGGGTTTGGTGACAATCGTGCAGAGAGGACCCCCAACACCAGTAGGGCAGCTGCATTGATATCCCAAGGGTAAATCTGGCCTCTCGGTGCAATAGCCTCCGTTTTGACAAGGTGAGTTTGAACAAGGGGATGCTCGGATGGGCACAGACTCCGTACACTGCCTACCACCCCACCCATCACGACACTGACACTGGAAATCATTAACGCCATCCACGCAAGTACCCCCATTCGCACATGGCTGAGTACGACAATCGTCAACATTAGTTTGACAAAGAGTACCCAAGAAACCTGGAACGCATCTGCAGGTGAACGAATCTAAACCATCAATACAAGTGCCCCCATTCAGACAAGGTCGGTGGGCACAATCATCAATGTTGGTCTGGCAGGTGTTGCCAGTATATCCCACTGGGCAAACGCACTGAAATCCGTCATGTTCGTCAACACAAGAGCCCCCATTCAGGCACGGGTCGGATGCACACTCGTTTACTGCACGTTCACAATTAGTACCCTCGTATCCAGGTCGACACCGACACTGGTAGCCAGTGGGTGTATCAGAACACGTGGCACCATTGAGACAGGGTCGATCGGCGCAAGACTGACCCGAGATCTCGCAATATTGTCCCGTATAGCCAGAGGGACACTGACAAACAAACTGATCGTCACCAGTATCCAGGCAAGTGCCACCATTGCGGCACGGAGTCGTGGCACAAGTGTCGTTGATGATTTCACAGTTTGTGCCCGAAAAACCTGAAGGGCATTCACACGAGTAAGAGCCGGGGGCAGTGTTGAAACATGTGGCTCCATTCTTGCATGGCTTATGGTTCGTGCAGAAATTGAGATCTTGATTACAGAATAAGCCACCCCAACCTTCGTCACACTCGCACTGCCACGGCTTCTGACAAGAACCGTGGAGACAACCGGGATAGACAGTGCACTGGTCGCAGTTGGGACCCTCCCATCCAATGTGACACCTGCAATGAAGAAAAGAATGATGTTCAGAACTGCGACTTTGTCCAAAAATGCAAAAGACATGattcacatataaaaaaagacCAACAATATTCACCCTTTACTATCTAGTAAAATCAATATCAAATACTATATAGCACCACCCTTCCCTACATTTTCTTAATACTTACTTGCATTCATTTGGTTTATCGCAGAACCCAGTACTACCGTGACATCCGGAACTGCAGATGGCTgtagagaaaacaaaaataataattaaatggtgATATTCATTCTCGTGTAAATGGTTTTTGTGTTTCCAAGTGtgtattttcatacatacaaacatatatatgtatcatacatgaaaaaaaaaaaaacatatcataaAAGCAATAAGGGTACCTAGTTTCTATTCTCAACAACGAAATGCAGTTTTCTTGCAAAATTAAACAATATGCGTACTCTACACCGAATAAAAATTCTCGTTGAGCAGAAACAGATATGAACCCCTGATTAAGAATATCGCGAGCAATACTAAAGTTCCCCCGATTGAGTGGAGGAGCAGCTGTCTGAGCGACGTCGCCGCATCCTCTCTGGCCATCTGGCGGCGATCGCCGTAACCCTAttacacaaaacatttttttaaaacaagcaCTGCGTTGTGATCAGTGCACGGGGCTCCTGTTTTGTTCATTTTCTACTTTAGCGTTTTTCACTTTAGAAATATATACGCACAATTAATCCATCTTGACATTTCACCAGAATactagaaaataaggaaaaaaccaCTAATGTAGTGTCAGCtggttttcttttacttattctgGAGTAGAGgacgcaaaaaataaataaaattcgttaaaaaaaactatataagtgATAACTTACGCGTGAGACAGTAGTTCTCGGTGCCCTGCCATCCATCAAGGCAGACAAGGTCGCCAGAGGCACTACAGTTATAGTGCCCGAACGAGTCGTTCCTAGGTTTACACCACTTGCGGCACCCTTCTCCATAGTAATGGGCCTGGCATGTGACCCGGTACTGATAGCTGAGAGATGAGTGAGCAGTTCGGTGATCATCATCAGTCCAATCTTCGCCCAACTCTAACCAACGTTGGGTCATCAACCGAGTGATCAAAGCAGGACCtgcgaagagaaaaggaaatacttTCAGTTACACAATTTCATTTCAACTGACCAAGGCAATGTATACAGTATTATCTCAGAAGTCATAGAAAGTTTGGGCTCAGGCATTAAAATGTAATAAACTGTCGTGCAACGATGAAAAATACGATAATCTGCAACGAAGAGGTTTGAAAATGGCCTGCCCATGCCTCTCAAGCATACCAAATATGAGGGGGAAATAAAACAACGATTAAAAAGAGGTAAGAAAATTGCGCCAAAGATGACGACGGGAGGCTTGAGATCAGCAGGGAGATGGAGGGAAGAGaagaaggggagggaggaggtatGTGCATGGCGCTGGCTGCATGACTGTGAGTGCATGGGAGCGTGGGAAAGTGTGGGTCTAGGCTGCAGCAGCAGTGGGCTCACACCAGTGATGGCCCGCATACACAATGCCTGCCTCACCAGGTATATGCACATGCAACACTATTTTGAGTCCTTTAATAattctcattttcatttaaaagtaagttactacaagtttctaaGTAGAAAACTATGCCTAATCAAACTACAAacatatcaaatgcaaatattcATTTACTTGGCGAAAAGGAACCAGCCAGATGATGTGATAAACCCTACCCACCCCAAAAACTGCCCCAAGCTCCCTTTGCAACTGCAACGTATATGTTCTTTGCTCATCTGCACTCTCCACCCACACCACAAATTAACATGTGAACAACACCTACACACAATTAAAAACAGTTATATCTTCGCAGTTTAATAATACCTGAACAAATCCTTTGTGGACTTTGGAATGTTCCGGGGAAAAAGGCAAAAGTTGGAAGAGGTGTCAAAGACCTATGTGAGGTTACGCTTGCAACTCTCGAAACGCTAAATGGACTGGTTTACTCGCTTTCTTAACACAGGAAATGAATTTCTCACACTCGGTGGCGGAGGGCGAAGGAAGCGCTCGGGGTCGAGGGagaggagtggggagggggaaggcgccaggtttgttagagagagagagagagagagagagagagagagagagagagagagagcttgaacaTTTTACGTAAAACGACCTAAAGGCTCCATGAACGGATACTAAAGTGGTTGTTCTCCCATAATATGCTGCAGCATAAAAACCAGCAGTCACGGGAACGTTCACAACGAAGCAATGAAATTTAAACaatctggatatcttccctctatCACGCTACGACTTCATATCCCAACCCTAATTATACATTGGCACAAAAACTAACTTGACAATTGTCAGCATAAATACATCTGCAATAAGtaaaccaaataaaattcaaaattaatgtTGACATTGTTCACAATTTCCTTGAAAACGTAAGTTTGAATGAAGGGCACGCTAGAGGTCAAGACACAAGAGGAGTTCGGTAGCGTGTGAGAGAGCTGGCGTGGTCAGAGGTGAGCGGAGTGaggtggtagtggtagtggtggtggtggcggaggatgaggagcaggaggaggagaaagagggttcgctgtttcctcctccttcctaccCTGGGAAACTTACGAAGGTGTCGACCGGCAAGCAACACGAAGATATTTAAATTCAAACTAGAGGCAAAGACTTCATTTAACAACAGTTGATATTGACTTGCGATACGTAAGTATATTAGAAATGTAAAAGACGTTGAGTTATTAACCATAATGATTACCACATCGTATTACACAATTCAGGACATGGAAGGAAATAACTTCCCTAGCCTAGAGCGCATTCGGGTGCAACGAAGCGACACCGCTGTGGGATAactgggggtggaggggggtgtAGACTAAAGGGAGACTGCTACCTCTATAAGGTAAACTTTGCTAGTGCAAAACAGTAACATAATTATCGCAAAACagtcaataaggaaaatggaACCTCAAGTACTTAGAAGGGCGATTTGAAAAATTCCCCCCCAAAACATCACTACAACCTTGATCATTTTCCTTAGTAGCTACAATCTCAACACCAACTAATTTTTAAATGATATCCTTCAAGtctcaaaacaaaaataacgtcAGCTAAAGTAAACCGCACAGCATCTTCAACGTCCGAATGCTAATATCACAAGTAAAACAAGGCTAgtgttgaaatataataataatgatagagttGGCTTGGGATGGCAACATTGGGAGCGAGTGCTAGAGGCGGGTATCCTACAGCGCCTGGGGGCTTGACTGCGTCCCGTCTGCCCCCAGGCCACCACTAATATCCTGCCAGTCCCCACCAACTCTAATGGGACTTATTAAGATTCCCCCAGCCAAAGTTTAGACCCCTAACTCTCATCATATCACATACGACGTCATATTTTGACAAAATAGAATTGtgtgacaccacacacacaaagttcACGGAAAATCAAGAATAAAATTTCGATTGCTTAACGACACCACTTTAAACTTTCACacaaaacatatacgtatatatatattataatattatatatatattttataatatttatatatatagttatatatatatatgatatatatatatcatatatatatttatataatatagatatatatatatatatatatagatatatatatatatatatatatatatatatatatatatatatctatatatatattatatatatatatatacatatacatatacacacacacacaaacgtatagTGTAAACATAGTATGTGCACAACTCAAATTGCCAAGGCTAAGTAAGAAGACTACTATACTGTTCAGCGTCAAGTCTACCAAGGGATTACACTTTACAATGTACTACACAATGCAAACGACTGGTACTTGCACGGACACTACTTTCACGCGATAACAACATCGAACAACGTATGATAAGTAACATAGTAAAATTGAACAAAGTATGGCAAGAAGAGACAATATTGAGCAGGGCATAGTAAGTAGCGATAACATTGTTGAAAAGTACGGTTAATAGCGACGATAATATTGAACAAAGTATGTTAAGTAGCGATAATACTATTGAACATAGTACGATAAAAATATGGTAATGTAAATCAACAGAATCATGGATACAACACCAATGCAGAGCATATAATATACTACCCGATTAGCGTGAGGCTCATATTCAATAAgtgatcctaaaaaaaaaaaaaaaaaaaaaaaaaaaaaaaaaaaaatactccagaGACCACTTTAAATCAAGATCCACTGAACAACCAACCAAAACACTTGCAAGACTGAATTCACGAACTGGAGTGCTAACACTGTTAGGGATACAAAAAGGAATTATTATACTGATTTATTTCAGAAACTGCAAGCCGAAGAAAGCTTAAATACTTTATACATTTTACGACTGTTTTCACTGGATTACTGAGAATGGCGTTCATTCCGTAAAACCAGAGGATGTGGTATATGATAAATGTCACATCCTACTAATTAAAAAAACCTATGGTTACACCGATATATAATTGATCTATAACATTTACTGGCTAAATTTACATATAACTCGAACATAAACCCCTAGACAGCTGAAAAGCATTCATTCATTATCTCCAAAACATACTTGCACATCTAGATAGCAGAACACTATAtatcgcatacacacacatacacacacttttacAGTTATTTATCATGGCTTGGTAATTAAAATGGCCATCAAATGACGTTTTTATGTGCCATtcaactttgtatatatatatatatatatatatatatatatatatatatatatatatatatttgtatatatacataaatacacgagGTAAATTTGATTTCGCTAAGCCATCAAAACTCAGCACAGAATTGGCTCATGACTTGATGACTTGGCGAAATAAAATTTACCTCAATTTTAAGTATAATCTTTACACTCTCTAATATGAAGCCGCAGATACCtccaatatcgaattcactttccCCAAAATGGAATTTTATAAAAACACATCTGCCCTAACCAGGATTTGAACACACATCTTTTAGGTTTGAAATACTGAGAAAAAGTTTATGCGGAGTTCCGAATACTGACGGTGTTGTTAATGAGGAAGCTGAAGGGAAACAGTAGGGGGGAAAGAGGGTATAATGAGAGGGAGACTACGTCTATAACAATGATCTCGTCTACTCACCGACATAAGAGATGGTATCGTTGGGTTCCTCATGCCAAGCTTCGATGATAAGTGAGAAAGTTCCCtgtgaagagaagaggaaaacagcACTTAAAAACGGGTTCTCTCACACTGTACACTTAAATTTTCTAATTCacaaaaaaggaatatcattttGCAGAATTAAATCCCAAAGCGCTCGTGAGTTTATTAACTTAAATCGCAAAACTTTAACGACAAGGCTCATACACCATTTGTTTCAATAACGTTATTGACGCTCATATAACGTTACTTACGCACACTATTTACTTCACTTCCACTGCTACTTGCAATGGCATAAACGACTATGATTCGTATACAACACAATTCTACTGATATATCCAACATGGTAGCAGTATTGACACTGCCAGCTAGGCCACTGCAAGACAGGCCTAGTCATATGAATTCACAAAAACGTCCACCCTTCACTttacactaaaagaaaaaaaatgctttataatAATATCGTTCATTTATTTAAACGATCAATCACTGACCACTTAAAAACACTTCAATATCACCATCACACATCCTTTTCTGTCTGAAATGGTGATCAATTAACTAGGGTAGTAAAATTCACTTCTCACTTAAAATTCACAAATAAGTAAATCCTCGTGCAGAAGCGTGGGAACTTGGCTGCAGGTTATTATAAACTTTTGCTAGTCACAGtgatggtaaaagaaaaaaagttgttcaGACAGCGGGGCTGGGAAGAAAAAACCTGTCTGACCACAACTGATGCTGTTGCAAACTCGCTGCTGTGAGGACGAGCAAGTCCACAAATGTTTCCAACACAATTTCACACGAACGCAGAGATGCGTTTTCACTTCGAATGTCTTCACGCATATCACTTTTCTTGTCTCAATAATCCATCCGATCGTTTTTCCATTtcaacgaaaacaaaaataataataataaaacgagcAGCTCTGGGATTTTCATCACTCAAAACGAATATTCCTTTTAAATTATTTCGTGATAATTCAgttcaaaacacatttttttatcattaaaaaaaaaaacacttttctatTGATGCAATCT comes from the Macrobrachium nipponense isolate FS-2020 chromosome 34, ASM1510439v2, whole genome shotgun sequence genome and includes:
- the LOC135208014 gene encoding delta-like protein C encodes the protein MRWLTQPVAIVLVMVLATGFVSKVSANAVFELRLKKFVNEFGKDTEGHCCSGYRNSQGLCSGSCKTKFRVCLKVYQEVIDPSSPCTFGEAVTPVLGENEVDFSKVDLGDFVNPVQFQLASWQGTFSLIIEAWHEEPNDTISYVGPALITRLMTQRWLELGEDWTDDDHRTAHSSLSYQYRVTCQAHYYGEGCRKWCKPRNDSFGHYNCSASGDLVCLDGWQGTENYCLTPICSSGCHGSTGFCDKPNECKCHIGWEGPNCDQCTVYPGCLHGSCQKPWQCECDEGWGGLFCNQDLNFCTNHKPCKNGATCFNTAPGSYSCECPSGFSGTNCEIINDTCATTPCRNGGTCLDTGDDQFVCQCPSGYTGQYCEISGQSCADRPCLNGATCSDTPTGYQCRCRPGYEGTNCERAVNECASDPCLNGGSCVDEHDGFQCVCPVGYTGNTCQTNIDDCAHRPCLNGGTCIDGLDSFTCRCVPGFLGTLCQTNVDDCRTQPCANGGTCVDGVNDFQCQCRDGWGGRQCTESVPIRASPCSNSPCQNGGYCTERPDLPLGYQCSCPTGVGGPLCTIVTKPLIIGETGESMSPAQVVLIVTFSVAIPLLALVSALVIVCMKRRRRRDRARQDEEARRQNEQNMVHNAVNAVNKKSLEDMIFNSLDYPPKPLNTRPQSHSHHPQLHHQEPEFHKKEVENTYSIVPTRSAKPLNNDVSRLSLADRLEKDLDALTCRGTPTSELNAPCSKDVHLPRTHSHSDVYLKRGSGSGGCGTGDVHTSTNTLTSTCSPSTCTTPSSVYVIEEHYDDENYIATEV